In the genome of Panthera uncia isolate 11264 chromosome B3 unlocalized genomic scaffold, Puncia_PCG_1.0 HiC_scaffold_1, whole genome shotgun sequence, one region contains:
- the SPG21 gene encoding maspardin isoform X1, with product MGEIKVSPDYNWFRSTVPLKKIIVDDDDSKIWSLYDAGPRNIRCPLIFLPPVSGTADVFFRQILALTGWGYRVIALQYPVYWDHLEFCDGFRKLLDHLQLDKVHLFGASLGGFLAQKFAEYTHTSPRVHSLILCNSFSDTSIFNQTWTANRSLFYSFWLMPSFMLKKIVLGNFSSGPVDPLMADAIDFMVDRLESLGQSELASRLTLNCQNSYVEPHKIRDIPVTIMDVFDQSALSTEAKEEMYKLYPNARRAHLKTGGNFPYLCRSAEVNLYVQIHLLQFHGTKYAAIDPSMVSAEELEVQKGSLSISQEEQ from the exons ATGGGAGAGATTAAAGTCTCTCCTGATTATAACTGGTTTAGAAGTACAGTTCCCCTTAAAAAG ATTATCgtggatgatgatgatagtaaaaTATGGTCGCTGTATGATGCAGGCCCCAGAAATATCAGGTGTCCTCTGATATTTCTTCCCCCTGTCAGCGGAACTGCAGATGTATTTTTCCGGCAGATTTTGGCTTTGACTGGATGGGGTTACCGGGTTATAGCT TTGCAGTATCCAGTTTATTGGGACCATCTTGAATTCTGTGATGGATTTAGAAAACTTTTAGATCATTTACAACTGGATAAA GTTCACCTGTTTGGGGCTTCTTTGGGAGGCTTTTTGGCCCAGAAATTtgctgaatacacacacacatctcccaGAGTCCATTCCCTCATCCTCTGCAATTCTTTCAGTGACACCTCCATCTTCAACCAAACTTGGACTGCAAACAG GTCCTTGTTTTACAGCTTTTGGCTGATGCCATCATTTATGCTCAAAAAAATAGTTCTTGGAAACTTTTCATCTGGCCCAGTGGACCCTTTGATGGCTGATGCTATTGATTTCATGGTGGACAGG CTGGAAAGTTTGGGTCAGAGTGAACTGGCTTCAAGACTGACCCTGAATTGTCAAAATTCTTATGTGGAACCTCATAAAATTCGGGACATCCCTGTAACCATTATGGAT gtatttgacCAGAGTGCACTTTCAACCGAAGCTAAAGAAGAAATGTACAAACTGTATCCTAATGCCCGGAGGGCTCACCTTAAAACAGGAGGCAATTTCCCATACCTGTGCAGAAGTGCAGAGGTGAATCTTTATGTACAG ATACATTTGCTGCAATTCCATGGAACCAAATACGCGGCCATTGATCCGTCGATGGTCAGTGCTGAGGAACTTGAGGTGCAGAAAGGCAGCCTCAGCATCAGTCAGGAGGAGCAATAG
- the SPG21 gene encoding maspardin isoform X2 — MGEIKVSPDYNWFRSTVPLKKIIVDDDDSKIWSLYDAGPRNIRCPLIFLPPVSGTADVFFRQILALTGWGYRVIALQYPVYWDHLEFCDGFRKLLDHLQLDKVHLFGASLGGFLAQKFAEYTHTSPRVHSLILCNSFSDTSIFNQTWTANSFWLMPSFMLKKIVLGNFSSGPVDPLMADAIDFMVDRLESLGQSELASRLTLNCQNSYVEPHKIRDIPVTIMDVFDQSALSTEAKEEMYKLYPNARRAHLKTGGNFPYLCRSAEVNLYVQIHLLQFHGTKYAAIDPSMVSAEELEVQKGSLSISQEEQ; from the exons ATGGGAGAGATTAAAGTCTCTCCTGATTATAACTGGTTTAGAAGTACAGTTCCCCTTAAAAAG ATTATCgtggatgatgatgatagtaaaaTATGGTCGCTGTATGATGCAGGCCCCAGAAATATCAGGTGTCCTCTGATATTTCTTCCCCCTGTCAGCGGAACTGCAGATGTATTTTTCCGGCAGATTTTGGCTTTGACTGGATGGGGTTACCGGGTTATAGCT TTGCAGTATCCAGTTTATTGGGACCATCTTGAATTCTGTGATGGATTTAGAAAACTTTTAGATCATTTACAACTGGATAAA GTTCACCTGTTTGGGGCTTCTTTGGGAGGCTTTTTGGCCCAGAAATTtgctgaatacacacacacatctcccaGAGTCCATTCCCTCATCCTCTGCAATTCTTTCAGTGACACCTCCATCTTCAACCAAACTTGGACTGCAAACAG CTTTTGGCTGATGCCATCATTTATGCTCAAAAAAATAGTTCTTGGAAACTTTTCATCTGGCCCAGTGGACCCTTTGATGGCTGATGCTATTGATTTCATGGTGGACAGG CTGGAAAGTTTGGGTCAGAGTGAACTGGCTTCAAGACTGACCCTGAATTGTCAAAATTCTTATGTGGAACCTCATAAAATTCGGGACATCCCTGTAACCATTATGGAT gtatttgacCAGAGTGCACTTTCAACCGAAGCTAAAGAAGAAATGTACAAACTGTATCCTAATGCCCGGAGGGCTCACCTTAAAACAGGAGGCAATTTCCCATACCTGTGCAGAAGTGCAGAGGTGAATCTTTATGTACAG ATACATTTGCTGCAATTCCATGGAACCAAATACGCGGCCATTGATCCGTCGATGGTCAGTGCTGAGGAACTTGAGGTGCAGAAAGGCAGCCTCAGCATCAGTCAGGAGGAGCAATAG